The following coding sequences lie in one Arachis stenosperma cultivar V10309 chromosome 5, arast.V10309.gnm1.PFL2, whole genome shotgun sequence genomic window:
- the LOC130982720 gene encoding cytidine deaminase 1-like, whose product MDQPRFVIPATEAQLLAQSSGLPSVNEVLPTLVPTAQSLARPPISKFPVAAVGVGKSGRIFIGVNLEFPGLPFHHTIHAEQFLVANLLLNSEPSLVSFAVSAAPCGHCRQFLQELPNATDLKIVITNQRNPNFSPLSQFLNHRFGPRDLLPDSVPLLLEPHNHGLSLPNKFNSNDFELKLVFAALEAANASHAPYSASPSGAAVMDCEGKVYRGSYIESAAYNPSLGPLQAAIVAYVAGGGGDYERIVAAVLVEKDGAVVKQELTARLLLRAISPKCDFKALICSPKNED is encoded by the coding sequence ATGGACCAGCCTAGATTCGTGATCCCGGCAACGGAGGCCCAACTCCTGGCCCAATCCTCCGGCCTCCCCTCCGTCAACGAGGTCCTCCCAACCCTCGTCCCTACAGCCCAATCCCTAGCCCGTCCTCCGATCTCGAAATTCCCCGTCGCCGCCGTGGGAGTCGGAAAATCCGGCCGCATCTTCATTGGCGTCAACCTCGAGTTCCCTGGGCTCCCCTTCCACCACACCATCCACGCCGAGCAGTTCCTCGTCGCCAACCTCCTCCTCAACTCGGAGCCCTCCCTGGTCTCATTCGCCGTCTCCGCCGCGCCGTGCGGACACTGCCGCCAGTTCCTCCAGGAGCTTCCAAACGCCACCGACCTCAAAATCGTAATCACAAACCAAAGAAACCCAAACTTCTCCCCTCTCTCCCAATTTCTCAACCACCGCTTCGGTCCCCGCGATCTTCTCCCTGATTCCGTTCCATTACTCTTGGAGCCTCACAACCATGGCTTGTCGCTGCCAAACAAATTCAACTCAAATGATTTCGAACTGAAACTTGTGTTCGCGGCTTTAGAAGCCGCGAATGCATCTCACGCGCCGTACAGCGCGTCACCTTCGGGCGCGGCAGTTATGGATTGCGAGGGGAAGGTGTATAGAGGATCGTATATTGAGTCAGCGGCGTATAATCCGAGCCTGGGGCCGCTTCAGGCTGCTATTGTGGCTTACGTGGCGGGTGGAGGCGGCGATTACGAGAGGATAGTGGCAGCGGTTTTGGTGGAGAAAGATGGCGCGGTGGTGAAACAGGAACTCACGGCGAGGTTGCTCCTTCGGGCTATCTCGCCCAAGTGCGACTTCAAGGCATTGATTTGTAGTCCCAAAAATGAAGACTGA